One stretch of Cololabis saira isolate AMF1-May2022 chromosome 15, fColSai1.1, whole genome shotgun sequence DNA includes these proteins:
- the mapk15 gene encoding mitogen-activated protein kinase 15 isoform X2, translating to MFLQEFGDHPNIVRLLNVIRAQNDRDIYLVFEYMDTDLHAVIKKGSLLKDIHIRYVMYQLFKAIKYLHSGNVIHRDHKPSNVLLDTDCVVKLCDFGLARSLNQIQEDSGNPALTEYVATRWYRAPEILLGSTRYTKGVDMWSLGCILGEMLVGKALFPGTSTFNQIEKIMSAIPHPSPEDILAIKSEYGSSVIQRMLLKPQGHLEELFQPTVPPDALDLMKGLLVFNPEKRLTAEQALQHPYVAKFHNPAKEPALNYDVVLPVDDDVQLSVVQYRNKLYEMMVEWRTNNRMLMLPKPKACVSSPGEPDVKCDKEEKSPVAADSQRDGSHEGKPQHEQIDKTSNVLLHAGVTKPGAATSSPLPAVEKTSPLTGHGLGKTTYNPITHIPTSTKLAGQISNGSTTTSPAEGANAAVSMGQILHRGRSAPVSHNRSFSSTLNQTQNNPLVRKDEKSLSTGLYVTAACLHSSPQAREARPPPRYSKKVFQNNCNVAAAGDPRAKLGSYSQAYGTISKTELDSLLRSRPYNQ from the exons ATGTTCCTTCAG GAGTTTGGAGATCACCCCAACATTGTCAGACTTCTAAATGTCATCCGAGCACAAAATGATCGAGATATTTACCTTGTGTTTGAATATATGG ATACAGACTTGCATGCTGTGATAAAAAAAGGCTCATTGCTGAAGGACATCCACATCCGTTATGTTATGTACCAACTCTTCAAAGCCATCAAATACCTCCATTCAGGAAATGTTATTCACAGAGACCATAAG CCCTCGAATGTGCTTCTGGACACTGACTGTGTTGTCAAATTGTGTGATTTCGGCTTGGCCAGATCCCTCAACCAGATCCAAGAGGACAGTGGGAATCCGGCACTGACAGAGTACGTGGCCACGCGGTGGTACCGGGCTCCTGAAATCCTGCTGGGATCCACAAG ATACACTAAAGGTGTGGACATGTGGAGCCTGGGCTGTATCCTGGGAGAGATGCTGGTGGGAAAAGCCCTGTTCCCTGGAACATCTACTTTCAACCAGATAGAAAAAATCATGAGTGCCATACCTCATCCCAGCCCAGAAG ATATTCTTGCTATCAAGTCAGAATATGGATCTTCTGTCATTCAGAGAATGCTACTGAA ACCACAGGGGCATTTGGAGGAGCTTTTCCAGCCGACTGTGCCTCCGGATGCTCTGGACCTAATGAAGGGTTTGCTAGTTTTCAATCCAGAAAAGCGGTTGACTGCAGAACAAGCCCTTCAGCACCCATATGTAGCCAA GTTCCATAATCCAGCCAAAGAGCCAGCTCTCAACTATGACGTAGTGCTTCCAGTGGATGATGATGTGCAATTATCTGTTGTTCAGTACCGCAACAAACTATATGAG ATGATGGTGGAGTGGAGAACTAATAACAGGATGCTGATGCTGCCGAAACCTAAAGCTTGTGTCAGTAGTCCGGGGGAACCCGATGTGAAGTGCGATAAAGAAGAGAAAAGTCCAGTGGCAGCAGACAGCCAAAGAGATGGCAGCCATGAAGGAAAACCACAACATGAACAGATTGACAAGACAAGCAATGTGCTTTTACATGCGGGTGTCACCAAGCCTGGAGCTGCAACTTCATCTCCCCTACCTGCTGTGGAGAAGACAAGCCCGTTAACTGGTCATGGATTAGGAAAAACCACATATAACCCCATCACACATATCCCAA CCAGCACCAAGCTAGCTGGACAGATTAGTAATGGAAGTACTACAACatcaccagcagagggcgcaaaCGCTGCTGTA TCCATGGGCCAGATTCTGCACCGTGGTCGCTCAGCTCCTGTATCCCACAACCGTTCTTTCTCCTCGACCCTAAACCAAACTCAGAACAATCCTTTAGTCCGCAAAGATGAGAAATCTTTGTCTACTGGGCTGTATGTCACAGCAGCATGCCTG CACTCAAGTCCCCAGGCTCGTGAGGCTCGCCCACCACCACGCTACAGCAAGAAAGTGTTTCAAAATAACTGCAATGTGGCAGCTGCTGGCGATCCTCGGGCCAAACTAGGTAGCTATTCCCAGGCCTACGGTACCATCAGCAAGACAGAACTGGACAGCCTGCTTCGCAGCCGCCCCTACAACCAGTAG
- the mapk15 gene encoding mitogen-activated protein kinase 15 isoform X1, with product MSTKHETAKVSEMEQHITVKYEIKKRIGKGAYGIVWKAVDRLTGEIVAVKKIFDAFRNRTDAQRTFREIMFLQEFGDHPNIVRLLNVIRAQNDRDIYLVFEYMDTDLHAVIKKGSLLKDIHIRYVMYQLFKAIKYLHSGNVIHRDHKPSNVLLDTDCVVKLCDFGLARSLNQIQEDSGNPALTEYVATRWYRAPEILLGSTRYTKGVDMWSLGCILGEMLVGKALFPGTSTFNQIEKIMSAIPHPSPEDILAIKSEYGSSVIQRMLLKPQGHLEELFQPTVPPDALDLMKGLLVFNPEKRLTAEQALQHPYVAKFHNPAKEPALNYDVVLPVDDDVQLSVVQYRNKLYEMMVEWRTNNRMLMLPKPKACVSSPGEPDVKCDKEEKSPVAADSQRDGSHEGKPQHEQIDKTSNVLLHAGVTKPGAATSSPLPAVEKTSPLTGHGLGKTTYNPITHIPTSTKLAGQISNGSTTTSPAEGANAAVSMGQILHRGRSAPVSHNRSFSSTLNQTQNNPLVRKDEKSLSTGLYVTAACLHSSPQAREARPPPRYSKKVFQNNCNVAAAGDPRAKLGSYSQAYGTISKTELDSLLRSRPYNQ from the exons ATGAGCACGAAACATGAGACGGCAAAAGTTTCAGAAATGGAGCAACACATTACTGTCAAATATGAAATCAAGAAGAGAATTGGAAAAGGG GCCTATGGCATTGTGTGGAAAGCTGTTGACAGACTGACTGGGGAGATCGTGGCAGTGAAAAAGATCTTTGATGCTTTCAGGAACCGCACAGATGCTCAG cgAACATTCAGAGAAATCATGTTCCTTCAG GAGTTTGGAGATCACCCCAACATTGTCAGACTTCTAAATGTCATCCGAGCACAAAATGATCGAGATATTTACCTTGTGTTTGAATATATGG ATACAGACTTGCATGCTGTGATAAAAAAAGGCTCATTGCTGAAGGACATCCACATCCGTTATGTTATGTACCAACTCTTCAAAGCCATCAAATACCTCCATTCAGGAAATGTTATTCACAGAGACCATAAG CCCTCGAATGTGCTTCTGGACACTGACTGTGTTGTCAAATTGTGTGATTTCGGCTTGGCCAGATCCCTCAACCAGATCCAAGAGGACAGTGGGAATCCGGCACTGACAGAGTACGTGGCCACGCGGTGGTACCGGGCTCCTGAAATCCTGCTGGGATCCACAAG ATACACTAAAGGTGTGGACATGTGGAGCCTGGGCTGTATCCTGGGAGAGATGCTGGTGGGAAAAGCCCTGTTCCCTGGAACATCTACTTTCAACCAGATAGAAAAAATCATGAGTGCCATACCTCATCCCAGCCCAGAAG ATATTCTTGCTATCAAGTCAGAATATGGATCTTCTGTCATTCAGAGAATGCTACTGAA ACCACAGGGGCATTTGGAGGAGCTTTTCCAGCCGACTGTGCCTCCGGATGCTCTGGACCTAATGAAGGGTTTGCTAGTTTTCAATCCAGAAAAGCGGTTGACTGCAGAACAAGCCCTTCAGCACCCATATGTAGCCAA GTTCCATAATCCAGCCAAAGAGCCAGCTCTCAACTATGACGTAGTGCTTCCAGTGGATGATGATGTGCAATTATCTGTTGTTCAGTACCGCAACAAACTATATGAG ATGATGGTGGAGTGGAGAACTAATAACAGGATGCTGATGCTGCCGAAACCTAAAGCTTGTGTCAGTAGTCCGGGGGAACCCGATGTGAAGTGCGATAAAGAAGAGAAAAGTCCAGTGGCAGCAGACAGCCAAAGAGATGGCAGCCATGAAGGAAAACCACAACATGAACAGATTGACAAGACAAGCAATGTGCTTTTACATGCGGGTGTCACCAAGCCTGGAGCTGCAACTTCATCTCCCCTACCTGCTGTGGAGAAGACAAGCCCGTTAACTGGTCATGGATTAGGAAAAACCACATATAACCCCATCACACATATCCCAA CCAGCACCAAGCTAGCTGGACAGATTAGTAATGGAAGTACTACAACatcaccagcagagggcgcaaaCGCTGCTGTA TCCATGGGCCAGATTCTGCACCGTGGTCGCTCAGCTCCTGTATCCCACAACCGTTCTTTCTCCTCGACCCTAAACCAAACTCAGAACAATCCTTTAGTCCGCAAAGATGAGAAATCTTTGTCTACTGGGCTGTATGTCACAGCAGCATGCCTG CACTCAAGTCCCCAGGCTCGTGAGGCTCGCCCACCACCACGCTACAGCAAGAAAGTGTTTCAAAATAACTGCAATGTGGCAGCTGCTGGCGATCCTCGGGCCAAACTAGGTAGCTATTCCCAGGCCTACGGTACCATCAGCAAGACAGAACTGGACAGCCTGCTTCGCAGCCGCCCCTACAACCAGTAG
- the vps28 gene encoding vacuolar protein sorting-associated protein 28 homolog: MFHGIPGTGGIGGAPANKPELYEEVKLYKNAREREKYDNMAELFAVVKTLQALEKAYIKDCVTPNEYTASCSRLLVQYKAAFKQVQGSDVGSIDDFCRKYRLDCPLAMERIKEDRPITIKDDKGNLNRCIADIVSLFITVMDKLRLEIRAMDEIQPDLRELMETMNRMSNMPPDSEAKDKVNLWLTTLSSMSASDELDDSQVRQMLFDLESAYNAFNRFLHSS; the protein is encoded by the exons ATGTTCCATGGGATACCTGGCACAGGAGGAATAGGAGGGG cTCCAGCTAATAAACCTGAGTTGTATGAG GAGGTGAAACTGTACAAAAATGCAAGGGAACGAGAAAA atacGACAACATGGCAGAGTTGTTTGCTGTTGTCAAAACCCTGCAGGCTCTGGAGAAAGCTTACATCAAAGACTGCGTAACACCTAATGA GTACACTGCTTCCTGTTCTAGACTGTTGGTTCAGTATAAGGCTGCTTTCAAGCAGGTGCAGGGCTCTGATGTGGGCTCTATCGACGACTTCTGTAGGAAGTACAGA CTCGACTGCCCACTAGCAATGGAGAGAATTAAAGAAGATCGGCCAATCACCATTAAGGATGATAAGGGCAACCTTAATCGCTGCATTGCAGATATAGTTTCT CTCTTCATTACTGTGATGGACAAACTGAGACTGGAGATCAGAGCCATGGATGAG atccaaccagacctgagagagttGATGGAAACCATGAACAGGATGAGCAATATGCCTCCAGATTCAGAAGCTAAGGACAAAGTCAATCTCTG GTTGACCACCCTCAGCAGCATGTCGGCCTCTGATGAGCTGGATGATAGTCAGGTTCGGCAGATGCTGTTTGATCTGGAGTCAGCCTACAATGCCTTCAATCGCTTCCTCCACTCGTCTTAA
- the LOC133461512 gene encoding LOW QUALITY PROTEIN: uncharacterized protein LOC133461512 (The sequence of the model RefSeq protein was modified relative to this genomic sequence to represent the inferred CDS: deleted 2 bases in 1 codon) produces the protein MKTSKAPTQSLAKEDCDVWLDTVQLKGKAKQKRVARPISKLLNPFSDGGGYNLAVALNFTQTKMEMPKTKQSSLSTFFTPYRRVLHKSSEVPNRDGVKSLSSCTLTASTTTASERKRKHDACLEKSDLYESDTFVDCKRESGKVLDAPSLNMYCESEEKKTEECKSPEGKRRLTDASLLRDESQSPPQTWSQDPLFTCSQFPESELYPLDQQYTTEKNVGSSETSFLGCLQSEEAFGKLIDVKGRTSTQKLLTTSTCQMDEDKENSRSLSSDSPFKNSSFSHHGSPSDHRSQKHTGHLWNKAGKEVCFGSELTQRSSSPLKKLQQRSREVDDDSLAMLFTQDSEGFRVIAHRGLQTRSPLKDQSNLNTGMVRTSAYKPAAVEEEDEDDMLFTQDSQGNMVIKH, from the exons ATGAAGACGTCTAAAGCACCAACACAAAGCCTTGCCAAAGAGGATTGTGATGTTTGGCTGGACACTGTGCAGCTCAAAGGAAAAGCAAAGCAG aAACGAGTGGCTCGTCCTATTTCTAAATTGCTGAACCCCTTCAGTGATGGTGGAGGATACAACTTGGCTGTTGCACTCAACTTCACTCAAACCAAAATGGAAATGCCAAAGACCAAGCAAAGCTCTttatcaacttttttcacacCTTATCGAAGAG tcctCCATAAGTCTTCTGAAGTACCAAACCGGGATGGAGTGAAGTCTCTCTCATCATGCACCCTAACTGCATCAACAACCACAGCCTCTGAGAGAAAACGAAAACATGATGCATGTCTTGAGAAGTCTGACCTGTATGAATCTGATACTTTTGTGGATTGTAAGAGGGAAAGTGGAAAAGTGCTGGATGCACCTTCATTAAACATGTACTGTGAATCTGAAGAAAAGAAGACTGAAGAGTGTAAATCCCCTGAGGGCAAGAGGAGGCTCACCGATGCATCCCTGTTGCGTGATGAGAGTCAGTCTCCTCCACAGACATGGAGTCAAGACCCGCTCTTCACCTGCAGCCAGTTCCCTGAAAGTGAACTTTACCCACTGGACCAGCAATACACCACAGAAAAGAACGTTGGCAGTTCAGAGACAAGTTTTCTTGGTTGTCTGCAAAGTGAGGAGGCCTTTGGAAAACTGATAGATGTAAAGGGAAGAACCTCAACTCAAAAACTGTTG ACCACTTCTACCTGTCAGATGGACGAAGACAAGGAAAACAGCAGGTCATTGTCCTCTGATTCCCCTTTTAAAAACTCTTCTTTCTCTCACCATGGCTCTCCTTCAGATCACAGATCACAAAAACACACAGGTCACCTGTGGAATAAGGCTGGAAAAGAGGTATGCTTTGGTTCAGAGCTGACACAACGGAGCAGCTCTCCACTTAAGAAACTACAGCAGAGAAGCAGGGAGGTGGATGATGACAGTTTGGCCATGTTGTTCACTCAGGACTCTGAAGGTTTCAGGGTGATAGCACATCGAGGACTGCAAACCAGGAGTCCACTCAAAGATCAGAGTAATCTAAACACTGGGATGGTTAGAACTAGTGCTTACAAACCTGCAGCGgttgaggaggaggacgaggatgaCATGCTCTTTACTCAAGACTCTCAGGGAAACATGGTGATCAAACACTGA